Part of the Bacillus andreraoultii genome is shown below.
GTGAAGAGGTAACGAATGATCAACATTACTTACTACGTTACATTTATAGTCGCCAAAGATGTACAACTACAGAACTAGCTGAAGCTTTTTCAGTTCAAAAAAGTGCCATTACAGCGATTATGAATAGACTTGTTGAAAAAAATATGATCGAACGAGTTCAAGATAAAAATGACCGCCGAGTACTGTATTTAACGTTAACAAAAGAGGGTAGAACATTATTTGAAAAAACCGAGGCACGTGTATTTAATTTGGTCGAATCAATCATTCAGCAATTCGGACAAGAAGAAATTGAAACATTCATTCGAACATATGAAAAGCTAGCAAATGTATTGAGAGAAATGCAGTAATATAGAATACGCTATTTTATCTACATAAGCGAATGGAGGAAACACGATGAGAGGAATTATAAAGGCAAAATGGCTGATTGTTGTCGCATGGATTGCAGCTGTTGTTATTTTACTTTTGACCGCACCAAACATGGCCAATCTCGTTCGGGAAAAAGGTCAATTGGATGTACCAGACGGTTATTCTTCAAAAGAAGCCCAACAAATTTTAGATAAAATCAATCAACAAAAAGGAACAAAAGAAACAACATCCGTTGCCCTTGTTTTTCACAACAAAGATGGGCTATCAGATGCGGATCTCGATGAAGCGAAAAATGCCGTAAAAGAATTAGAAGAACAAAAAGACAAACTTGGAATTAAAGAAATTTTAACTCATTTTGATCAAAAAGAACTTAAAGATCAATTATTCGCAAAAGATGGTAAAACGATTCTCGTATCGTTAACCGTTGATTGGGAAGGCCGCTCTGCCCATCAACTAAGTGCTGATTTATATAAAGCGATTGATCATGTAAAACTTGAACACTATTATACGGGTTCTTCTTTTATCGATGAGGATGTGGTTTTAACATCGGAAGCTGGGTTGAAAAAAACTGAATCGATTACGGTCGTATTTATTCTTATCGTTCTCATCGCTGTATTCCGTTCAATTGTTACACCATTTATTCCGTTAATTACAGTAGGAATTAGTTATTTGGCATCACAATCGATTGTCGCGTTTCTAGTAGACTATGTTAATTTCCCGTTATCGAACTTTACACAGATTTTCTTAGTTGCCGTACTGTTCGGGATTGGTACAGACTATTCGATATTGTTATTGAGTCGGTTTAAGGAAGAACTTTCTATTCAGGAAAGTTTGTCTGACGCGATTGTAGAAACGTACAAACATGCAGGTAAAACTGTGTTATTTAGTGGAATCGCCGTTTTAATCGGATTTGCCGTCATTGGTTTTTCACAATTTAAATTGTATCAATCCGCTTCTGCCGTTGCCGTTGGGATAGTTGTTTTACTTATTGCGTTGTTTACGATTGTTCCATTTTTCATGGCTGTTCTTGGGAAAAAGATTTTTTGGCCAGTGAAAGGAAGTTTGGAACATAAACCGAGTCGTCTTTGGACATTTGCCGGACGAATCTCTTTTGCTAGACCGATTGTTTCATTGTTAATTGTTGCCGCAATTACTGTTCCATTTATTTTAACGTATGATGGTGGTTTATCCTACAATTCGATGGATGAAATTGGTGAAGGGTACAACTCAGTAAAAGGATTCGATATTATTGAAAAGAGCTTTGGACCAGGTCAAGCGATGCCAACAACGGTCGTTCTTAAAAATGATGAAGAAATGGATAAAACGGATTACATGGGCATTATGGAAAACATTAGTGCCGAATTAGAAAAAGTCGATGGAGTTGATATTGTTCGTTCCCTTACACGTCCGACTGGGGAAAAACTAGAAGACTTACAAATTGCGAAACAAGCAGAAACGTTAAAAGATGGAATTAATGAAGGAAATGATGGCATTAAACAAATTCGTGATGGTCTAGATGAAGCGAACTCAGAGCTTGTTGCCTCCACACCTCAAATTACAGAAGCAACAGACGGGATTAGCTCATTAATTTCCGGTACGAAAGAACTACAAACAGGAATCACCGATCTGCAAACAGGTTTGAAACAAATTGAAGATGGAGTTCGTCAAGGTTCCATGGGCGCTGGAGAAGCGAAAAAGGGAATAGCAGAAATTAAGAAAAATGCAGAAACAATGTTAGATGGTTATAAACAGCTTGTGAATAGTTATAAAGAAATACAAACAAACTTAGCAACCATCCATTCAAACTATGAAAATATTGAAAAAGGATTAAATGGCTTACATAGTCAATTAGGCCAATTAGAACAAGCCTTTACGTATTTAGAAGGTTATTTAAACAGTCAAGAAGTTAGTGAAGCGCAACAAGGTGCTGTACAAAGCTTGGCAGGAATTAAACTGTATTATGGAGCTTTGCAAGAAAACTTACCGAAACTTGCTGGTGGGTTGTTTGAATTAAATAAAGGCCTCGGTCAAGTTACAGTAGGAATGAAAACAGCAAATGAAAACTTCAGTAAAATCAATGACGGACAAGGTCAGTTAATTCAAGGAATGGAACAATTAATTGCAGGACTTGGTGAGTTAGAAAAAGGCCTGACAACTGCGGCAAATGGTCAAGGAACCATTGTGAGCAAATTACCAGAAGTAAGCTCAGGTCTTGGTCAAGTGAATGCTGGCCAACAACAATTACTTAACGGTTTCTCAGGGTTAGGGGGCCAATTTGGTCAATTAACAGACGGTCTTGGACAAAGTGTTGATGGGCTTACTCAAATTCACGATGGATTTAAAGATGCAGAAGGATTCCTCGGTGATCTTGCAGAAAGCGATGAGAGTTCCGGTATCTTTATACCAGATGAAGTATTAGAAAATGAAGAATTCGAGCAAGTGCTAGATACTTATTTATCACCAGACAAAAAGGTAGCAACACTCGATGTGATCTTTAGTAAAAACCCATATTCCACAGAAGCGATTGGTGAAGTCGGTGAATTGAAAGCAGCAGTGGAACGAGCAGTAAAAGGGACCAAATTAGAAAATGCACAAGTAGCAGTCGGCGGTGTAACAAGTACGTACCATGACTTAGGGACAATGAGTGATCAAGACTTCTCACGTACGGTTGTATACATGTTGATCGGAATTTTCATCGTATTAGTGATTTTATTCCGTTCACTAATTATGCCGATTTACATTGTCGCCTCTCTCCTCATCACGTATTACACAACAATGGGAATTACGGAAGCCGTGTTCGTTAACTTGCTCGGTTATGACGGTTTAACATGGGCCGTACCATTCTTCTCGTTCGTTATTTTAATGGCCCTTGGTGTCGATTATAGTATTTTCTTAATGGGTCGTTTCAACGAATATCGAGATGAACCAGTTGATAAAGCAATGATTCTCGCTATGGGCTCTATGGGATCAGTCATCATCTCGGCTGTGATTATTCTTGGTGGTACATTTGCAGCAATGCTTCCAAGTGGTGTTCTATCACTATTACAAATCGCCACCGTCGTCATCACCGGACTCGTCTTATACTCGGTCATCATGCTACCACTATTCATACCAGTCGTTGTCAAAATCTTCGGCAAAGCCAACTGGTGGCCATTCGTTAGCGTGAGTAAAATATGCGATAACCATCTAGATAAATAAATAGAAATATAGATAAGCAGAACCACCTTGAAGCTTTAATCGGCTTTTGGGTGGTTTTTGTTAGTAGTCGTGGATAGTTGTGCTCTAACTAATTATTAAATTTTCACCAATATAATACCACTTTATAGTTCTAAAGTAGTATAATGAAGGTGATTTATGAAGTGAATTTGGGTGGTTAATATGAGGTCAATAGCACATATTCGTAAAAGTGATAAAAAGATTCAAACTGTTGAAGAGCACTTAATTTATGAAATAGCACATCAAATTAAAATGTTTTATTTATGATCATGAAGAAACATGTTTAGTAGCCAAAAAATGGTCTATCCGAAAAGTGGATATACCCAAAAATGTAATAATCAAGAATATTGATATACCTAGGCTTTGAAACACGAAAAGGGCATCCAGAAATCAAAATTACGACTTCCTGGATTGCCCCAACAAATTTATACTATTTTCCTCCAATATTTTGTTTCCTCTTGCTATCTACAATTGTGACCGTTTTACCATTTCCTTCGTTATTCACATACCAATACGCTGCTCCGACGAAGAGTCCTCCACCAACGATATTTCCTAGTGAGACAATTAGTAAGTTATGCAGTGAACCGATGAGTGTGATTGTATCCGGATGTGGTACTGATAATGAAATCGAGAATAAGGCCATGTTTGCGATACTATGTTCATAGCCGGATACGAAGAATGATGTGACAGTCATCATGATTAACATTACTTTTGCTGCGAAGTTATCAGTTTGCAGTGGAAGCCAAATAGCAAGACAAACGAGCCAGTTACAAAGAATGCCTCGGAAGAACATTTCACCCGTTGTTAAGTTGATTTTTCCTGCAACTGCGGTCATTAAATAATGGTCTGCAGGTATATCTTTAAATAATCCAGTTTGTACGAATAAAAACGTGAAAAAGAAAACGCCAATTAAATTGCCGAAATACGTGGCAAACCAAACATGAAGTAGTTCTTTTACAGAATTTCGTTTATCAAGTGCACCCATAGTTAAATACATCGTGTTCCCTGTGAATAACTCCCCACCACCAATGACAATGAGTATGAGAGCGAGTGAAAAAGCTAGCCCTGCCATAAGGGAGGTTGCAGGAGAACCAGAAGTGAGAAAGGCATCTCCAATTTTAAATGAAAAAATAACAGCGAAAGAAATATAGACGCCTGCAAGCATTGCTTTTGTCCAAAACTTCCAAGGTGCGTTCGTTAATAACGATGCTTTTTTAATAGAAAGCTGTATAGCTGTGTTTAGTGGAGTATTTGCCATAGAAACTCTCCTATCATGATTACTATTGTGATTAATGTCACAATCATTTTTACTATACCTAATCTTTTTAGTTGAGACAATCCCTTTTCGGAAATGTTAAACGAAAAGCCATAAATACGAAAGGGAAAAATATTATCCACAATCAAATGCAGTTTATCCACAAGTCATAAGTGAATTTCCACAGTAACCAATTAGTTAATCACAGGAAAAGCACAAATTATCCACAGTATCAACATGATTATTCACAGAAGTATAAATTCATATACAATTCAAAACGTTTATTTAGATATATAAAGATAAATTTTGTTGATAACCTTGGGGAAGTTTATTCTAATGTTAGAACAATAAATATCCAGTTTGAATAAGCACTAGATTCGTTATTGTATCCTTTTTTGAACATGTTTTAAAACGAGAGAAATTTGAAAAGTATGGTATGATAAAAAATAATACAAGTAGGCAAATACCTTAATATATTTTGGAGTGAGGATATGGTTGGGAAATTAATTGCTGGACTTATTTTTCCTTGTTTATTAGTGATTTTATTTACACGTGTGACGTATAACCATATTGTCGGTACGTTGCTCGCTTTAGCACTTATCTCGGTTTCCGCATATAAAGGATACACACATTCGTGGCCATTAATTATTATTGATGGAATCTCCTTGACGGTTGGATTTTGGTATTCCCGACGTATGGTGAAAAAGTTTAAAAAACAGCAATAAAAATACAAATGCATCCTATGTAAAAACAGATTGCTTACCGATTACGCTAAGCAGTCTTTGTTTTTGGCTCTTTTCTCAGAACTATTTTTACTTAGAGATTGCTTTTTAAAAGTGAAAATATACTGTGATAAAAGCAAGTCCTTGTTTAAAGTGCACATCCGCCATGTAAGAAAAACAATATACAAAAGCCTCATAGTATGTTATAGAAACTAGAAATGTGGATAATATTTCGAAAAGTTGTGGATAAAGATTTCGGAAATTGTGTATAACTCTATTAGGTTATGCACATAAGGGATTTTAAAAAACAAGCGTACAGTCGATTTAGATGTGAATAAAATAATCGAATATTCGTTCGTGAAATAGTAGTTTTTCAGTTCTTGTTTTGGTAAAATAAATTTAGCAAATATGAACGAGGGTAACTATGAATGGGGTGAAATGGATGGAGCTATTCGATACGAAATTTGAGCTAGTCTCGAAGTATAAACCTGACGGAGACCAGCCAGAAGCAATTAAACAATTGGTTCAAGGGATTAAAGAAGGAAAGAAACATCAAACATTACTTGGTGCAACAGGAACAGGTAAAACGTTTACAATATCGAATGTAATTAAAGAAGTGAATAAACCAACATTAGTTATTGCACATAATAAAACATTAGCTGGACAGTTGTATAGTGAGTTTAAAGAGTTTTTTCCAAATAATGCCGTTGAATACTTTGTCAGTTATTATGATTATTATCAACCAGAAGCGTATGTCCCTCAGACAGATACGTATATTGAGAAGGATGCAAGTATTAATGATGAGATTGATAAATTACGTCACTCAGCAACATCCGCTTTATTTGAGCGTCGTGATGTTATTATTATTGCGAGTGTTTCTTGTATATACGGTTTAGGTTCGCCTGAAGAATATAAAGAGCTTGTTTTATCGTTACGAGTTGGTACAGAGATTGAAAGGAATGCATTACTGCGAAAACTCGTGGACATTCAATATACACGTAATGATATTGATTTTCATCGTGGGACATTCCGAGTTCGTGGGGATGTTGTTGAGATTTTTCCATCTTCCCGAGATGAGCATTGTATACGGGTAGAATTTTTCGGGGATGAAATTGATCGCATTCGTGAAGTTGATGCGTTGACCGGTGAAATTATAGGAGATCGCGAACATGTGGCCATTTATCCTGCATCTCACTATGTTACGAGAGAAGAGAAAATGCGAGTTGCGATAAAAAATATTGAACAAGAACTACAAGAACGTTTGAAAGAACTCCGTGAGCAAAATAAGTTACTAGAAGCACAACGTTTGGAACAGCGTACAAATTATGATTTAGAAATGATGCGGGAGATGGGTTTTTGTTCTGGTATTGAAAATTACTCGCGCCACTTAACTTTACGTGAGGCAGGGGCAACACCCTATACATTGATTGACTATTTTCCTGATGATTTCTTAATCGTAGTCGATGAGTCACATGTTACGATACCGCAAATTCGAGGGATGTATAACGGTGACCAAGCACGTAAAAACGTATTAGTTGAGCATGGTTTTCGGTTACCATCCGCGCTCGATAACCGTCCATTACGCTTTGACGAATTTGAAAAGCATATAAACCAAATTGTTTATGTTTCAGCAACACCCGGGCCATATGAAATAGAGCATTGTCCGACCGTTGTAGAACAAATTATTCGGCCAACGGGATTGCTTGACCCGATTATCGAAGTGCGACCAATTAAAGGACAAATAGATGATTTATTTGGTGAGATTCAAGAGCGAATTAAGAAAAATGAACGTGTGTTAGTGACGACATTAACGAAAAAGATGTCTGAGGATTTAACCGATTATTTGAAGGAATTAGGAATAAAAGTTCAATATTTACATTCGGAAATAAAAACGTTAGAACGAATTGAGATTATTCGGGATTTACGGTTAGGAAAATATGATGTTCTTGTTGGTATTAACCTGTTACGGGAAGGGTTAGATATTCCGGAAGTGTCCCTCGTAGCAATATTAGATGCAGATAAAGAAGGTTTCTTACGTTCGGAACGTTCGCTCATTCAAACGATTGGGCGTGCGGCGCGAAATGCGAACGGAATGGTAATTATGTATGCAGATCGAATTACGGGATCGATGGAAATTGCGATTAAGGAAACAAAGCGGCGCCGGAAAATTCAAGAAGACTACAATAAAAAACATGGGATTACACCGAAAACGATTCAAAAAGAAATTCATGATGTGATTCGCGCAACACAAGTAGCTGACGATCAAGAAGAAAATAAAGGTACAGTGAAATATGAAAAATTGTCTAAGAAAGAACGAGAGAAATTAATCCAAAAATTAGAAGTAGAAATGAAGGAAGCGGCCAAAGCACTTGATTTTGAACGCGCAGCAGAATTAAGGGATTTAGTTTTAGAGTTGAAAGCAGAAAGGTGACGGTCTAATGAAAGATGAAATCATTGTAAGAGGTGCCCGGACGAATAATTTACAAAATATTGATGTCAATATTCCTCGTAATCAATTAGTTGTATTAACTGGATTATCTGGCTCGGGTAAGTCTTCTTTAGCATTTGATACAATTTACGCAGAAGGGCAACGTCGCTATGTCGAGTCTCTATCTGCTTATGCACGGCAATTTTTAGGACAAATGGATAAACCAGATGTTGATTCGATTGAAGGATTGTCACCTGCGATTTCTATTGACCAAAAGACAACAAGCCGAAACCCTCGCTCGACAGTTGGTACAGTTACTGAAATATATGACTATTTACGTTTACTTTATGCACGAATTGGGCATCCAATCTGTCCGATTCACGGTATAGAAATTACGTCGCAAACGATTCAACAAATGGTCGACCGAATATTGGAATACCCTGAACGAACTCGAATACAAGTGTTAGCCCCAGTTGTATCGGGAAGAAAAGGAGCTCACGTAAAGGTACTTGAAGATATTAAAAAACAAGGTTTCGTCCGTGTTCGTGTGAATGGGGAAATGCAAGACTTAGCTGAAGAAATTGAATTAGATAAAAATAAAAAACACTCGATAGATGTCGTTGTTGACCGAATTATTGTAAAAGACGGTGTTCAAGCACGTCTTACCGATTCGTTAGAGACAGCATTGAAATTAGGAGAAGGTCGGGTTGTGATCGATGTAATTGGTCAAGAAGAATTGCTTTTTAGTGAATTGCATGCTTGTCCATACTGTGGTTTTTCTATTGGCGAATTAGAGCCAAGAATGTTTTCATTTAATAGTCCATTTGGTGCTTGTCCTGATTGTGATGGTATCGGTTCGAAATTAGAAGTGGATCTTGATTTAGTCATTCCCGATAAGAATTTATCTTTAAAGGAAGGCGCGATTGCACCATGGGAACCGATTAGTTCACAATATTACCCACAGTTATTGCAATCTGTTTGCGAGCATTACGGGATTGATATGGACGTTCCAGTAAATGACATTCCCGAACATTTAATGGATAAAATTTTATACGGATCTGATGGTGAACTTATTCATTTTCATTATGAGAATGATTTTGGGATGATTCGGGATACGGATATTGAATTTGAAGGGGTTGTTCATAATATTGAGCGACGTTTTCGAGAATCCACGTCTGATTACACGAGAGAACAAATGGAAAAATATATGGCACAAAGTCATTGTCCAACATGTAAAGGATATCGGTTAAAAAAAGAAACGTTAGCTGTGAAAGTGAATGACCTTCATATTGGTGAAGTGACTCAATTATCGATTCAAGAGGCACTCAACTTTTTCGCTTCCCTAGAATTGAGTGAAAAAGAGCAAAATATCGCCCGATTAATTTTACGCGAAATTCATGAACGCCTTGGCTTCCTCGTAAATGTCGGATTGGACTATTTAACATTAAGTCGTTCGGCTGGAACACTTTCTGGTGGGGAGGCGCAGCGAATTCGGTTAGCAACACAAATTGGTTCGCAACTTACTGGTGTTCTTTATATATTAGATGAGCCTTCAATTGGGTTACATCAACGCGATAATGATAAATTAATTGATACGATGAAACATATGCGTGATCTTGGGAATACATTAATTGTCGTTGAGCATGATGAAGATACGATGCTTGCGGCGGATTACTTAATTGATGTTGGACCAGGTGCTGGTGTACACGGGGGGACAATTGTTTCCGCTGGTACCCCGAATGAAGTGATGCAAGATTCAAATTCATTAACAGGGCAATATTTAGCTGGGAAAAAATTTATTCCATTACCTCAAGAGCGGCGTAAAGGAAATGGACAATTCATTGAAGTTGTTGGTGGTAAAGAAAATAACTTGAAAAATATTCGAGTGAAATTCCCACTCGGTACATTTATTGCGATTACTGGTGTTTCAGGATCTGGAAAGAGTACATTAGTAAATGAAATTTTATATAAAGGATTAGCACAAAAGTTAAATCGAGCAAAGGTAAGACCTGGTAAGCATAAAGAAATTAAAGGGATTGAAAACTTAGAGAAAGTGATTGATATTGACCAGTCACCAATTGGTCGAACTCCGAGATCGAATCCAGCAACGTACACGGGTGTCTTTGATGATATTCGCGATGTGTTTGCGGCAACAAATGAAGCGAAAATTCGGGGCTACAAAAAGGGTCGATTTAGTTTTAATGTAAAAGGTGGTCGTTGTGAGGCATGTAAAGGGGATGGCATTATAAAAATTGAAATGCATTTCCTCCCTGACGTTTACGTACCATGTGAAGTTTGTCATGGACACCGTTATAACCGGGAAA
Proteins encoded:
- a CDS encoding MarR family winged helix-turn-helix transcriptional regulator; its protein translation is MDKMDIHELVDRYIELTHEVWKRGEALTKEEIGEEVTNDQHYLLRYIYSRQRCTTTELAEAFSVQKSAITAIMNRLVEKNMIERVQDKNDRRVLYLTLTKEGRTLFEKTEARVFNLVESIIQQFGQEEIETFIRTYEKLANVLREMQ
- a CDS encoding MMPL family transporter; amino-acid sequence: MRGIIKAKWLIVVAWIAAVVILLLTAPNMANLVREKGQLDVPDGYSSKEAQQILDKINQQKGTKETTSVALVFHNKDGLSDADLDEAKNAVKELEEQKDKLGIKEILTHFDQKELKDQLFAKDGKTILVSLTVDWEGRSAHQLSADLYKAIDHVKLEHYYTGSSFIDEDVVLTSEAGLKKTESITVVFILIVLIAVFRSIVTPFIPLITVGISYLASQSIVAFLVDYVNFPLSNFTQIFLVAVLFGIGTDYSILLLSRFKEELSIQESLSDAIVETYKHAGKTVLFSGIAVLIGFAVIGFSQFKLYQSASAVAVGIVVLLIALFTIVPFFMAVLGKKIFWPVKGSLEHKPSRLWTFAGRISFARPIVSLLIVAAITVPFILTYDGGLSYNSMDEIGEGYNSVKGFDIIEKSFGPGQAMPTTVVLKNDEEMDKTDYMGIMENISAELEKVDGVDIVRSLTRPTGEKLEDLQIAKQAETLKDGINEGNDGIKQIRDGLDEANSELVASTPQITEATDGISSLISGTKELQTGITDLQTGLKQIEDGVRQGSMGAGEAKKGIAEIKKNAETMLDGYKQLVNSYKEIQTNLATIHSNYENIEKGLNGLHSQLGQLEQAFTYLEGYLNSQEVSEAQQGAVQSLAGIKLYYGALQENLPKLAGGLFELNKGLGQVTVGMKTANENFSKINDGQGQLIQGMEQLIAGLGELEKGLTTAANGQGTIVSKLPEVSSGLGQVNAGQQQLLNGFSGLGGQFGQLTDGLGQSVDGLTQIHDGFKDAEGFLGDLAESDESSGIFIPDEVLENEEFEQVLDTYLSPDKKVATLDVIFSKNPYSTEAIGEVGELKAAVERAVKGTKLENAQVAVGGVTSTYHDLGTMSDQDFSRTVVYMLIGIFIVLVILFRSLIMPIYIVASLLITYYTTMGITEAVFVNLLGYDGLTWAVPFFSFVILMALGVDYSIFLMGRFNEYRDEPVDKAMILAMGSMGSVIISAVIILGGTFAAMLPSGVLSLLQIATVVITGLVLYSVIMLPLFIPVVVKIFGKANWWPFVSVSKICDNHLDK
- a CDS encoding formate/nitrite transporter family protein — its product is MANTPLNTAIQLSIKKASLLTNAPWKFWTKAMLAGVYISFAVIFSFKIGDAFLTSGSPATSLMAGLAFSLALILIVIGGGELFTGNTMYLTMGALDKRNSVKELLHVWFATYFGNLIGVFFFTFLFVQTGLFKDIPADHYLMTAVAGKINLTTGEMFFRGILCNWLVCLAIWLPLQTDNFAAKVMLIMMTVTSFFVSGYEHSIANMALFSISLSVPHPDTITLIGSLHNLLIVSLGNIVGGGLFVGAAYWYVNNEGNGKTVTIVDSKRKQNIGGK
- a CDS encoding CsbA family protein, producing the protein MVGKLIAGLIFPCLLVILFTRVTYNHIVGTLLALALISVSAYKGYTHSWPLIIIDGISLTVGFWYSRRMVKKFKKQQ
- the uvrB gene encoding excinuclease ABC subunit UvrB, which gives rise to MELFDTKFELVSKYKPDGDQPEAIKQLVQGIKEGKKHQTLLGATGTGKTFTISNVIKEVNKPTLVIAHNKTLAGQLYSEFKEFFPNNAVEYFVSYYDYYQPEAYVPQTDTYIEKDASINDEIDKLRHSATSALFERRDVIIIASVSCIYGLGSPEEYKELVLSLRVGTEIERNALLRKLVDIQYTRNDIDFHRGTFRVRGDVVEIFPSSRDEHCIRVEFFGDEIDRIREVDALTGEIIGDREHVAIYPASHYVTREEKMRVAIKNIEQELQERLKELREQNKLLEAQRLEQRTNYDLEMMREMGFCSGIENYSRHLTLREAGATPYTLIDYFPDDFLIVVDESHVTIPQIRGMYNGDQARKNVLVEHGFRLPSALDNRPLRFDEFEKHINQIVYVSATPGPYEIEHCPTVVEQIIRPTGLLDPIIEVRPIKGQIDDLFGEIQERIKKNERVLVTTLTKKMSEDLTDYLKELGIKVQYLHSEIKTLERIEIIRDLRLGKYDVLVGINLLREGLDIPEVSLVAILDADKEGFLRSERSLIQTIGRAARNANGMVIMYADRITGSMEIAIKETKRRRKIQEDYNKKHGITPKTIQKEIHDVIRATQVADDQEENKGTVKYEKLSKKEREKLIQKLEVEMKEAAKALDFERAAELRDLVLELKAER
- the uvrA gene encoding excinuclease ABC subunit UvrA, whose amino-acid sequence is MKDEIIVRGARTNNLQNIDVNIPRNQLVVLTGLSGSGKSSLAFDTIYAEGQRRYVESLSAYARQFLGQMDKPDVDSIEGLSPAISIDQKTTSRNPRSTVGTVTEIYDYLRLLYARIGHPICPIHGIEITSQTIQQMVDRILEYPERTRIQVLAPVVSGRKGAHVKVLEDIKKQGFVRVRVNGEMQDLAEEIELDKNKKHSIDVVVDRIIVKDGVQARLTDSLETALKLGEGRVVIDVIGQEELLFSELHACPYCGFSIGELEPRMFSFNSPFGACPDCDGIGSKLEVDLDLVIPDKNLSLKEGAIAPWEPISSQYYPQLLQSVCEHYGIDMDVPVNDIPEHLMDKILYGSDGELIHFHYENDFGMIRDTDIEFEGVVHNIERRFRESTSDYTREQMEKYMAQSHCPTCKGYRLKKETLAVKVNDLHIGEVTQLSIQEALNFFASLELSEKEQNIARLILREIHERLGFLVNVGLDYLTLSRSAGTLSGGEAQRIRLATQIGSQLTGVLYILDEPSIGLHQRDNDKLIDTMKHMRDLGNTLIVVEHDEDTMLAADYLIDVGPGAGVHGGTIVSAGTPNEVMQDSNSLTGQYLAGKKFIPLPQERRKGNGQFIEVVGGKENNLKNIRVKFPLGTFIAITGVSGSGKSTLVNEILYKGLAQKLNRAKVRPGKHKEIKGIENLEKVIDIDQSPIGRTPRSNPATYTGVFDDIRDVFAATNEAKIRGYKKGRFSFNVKGGRCEACKGDGIIKIEMHFLPDVYVPCEVCHGHRYNRETLEVKYKGKNISDVLDMTIEDALEFFTNIPKIKRKLQTIYDVGLGYMKLGQPATTLSGGEAQRVKLASELHRRSNGRSLYILDEPTTGLHVEDIARLLDVLQRLVDNGDTVVVIEHNLDVIKAADYIVDLGPEGGDRGGTVIAKGTPEQVAETDGSYTGYYLKRIIDRDRERMKKIIQEKEEQVIEQ